CAACCCTAAGGAGGGTGGTTTCATCGTCATGCCGCCCCATAATGATCTGGCGGTCGATCAGCCAGCTCTCTTCACCCGGCCCCCAGCCCCAGACGCGCATTTCGTAGCGGTCCAGCTGGGAGTCAATGCCTGCCGTAAGATAAGCCACGCGCTCAGGCACCGGCGCGACGTAAAGGTCTTTGCGTTCAGCCATTACCTCAGCATCAGGCCGCTCGCCAATTTTGGGCTCCCAGGTCTCCCCGAGCGTGGTATTGACGAACGTCTTGCGCTTACCAATATCGCCTTTCGTCTTCAGCCAGTCTTTGACGATCTGCACCCAGGTCGTGAACGGGCTATAGGCCGTCCAGATATGGAAAGTGACGCTGTCTGGCGGGTCAATTTCGGCGTCCGTCGAGGAAAACCAGCTCAGGCCGTCGCGAGTCCATATACCGGTAACCTCGCAGATATAACGCGCCCGGGAGAAGTCCAGCTCCTGCTGCTTAATCACGCAACCATTATGCTCACAGAGATAAAATACGCTGGCCGCGTCGCCGGCCTCCCATTTCAGGCCGAACGGCGTTTCTTTGTCGCCAAATTTGAGGTACTGCTCCTCGCCGCAGTGTGGGCAGGGAACGTGAAACCGCATAAAGTGGCCGGATTCGCTGGCCGCGCGCTCAATCTGGCAGGTGCCTTTGATTTTTGGTGTGGATCCGCGAATCGATTTAGGCCAGACGGAGCCTTCAATACGTTTGTCACCGAGGAACGTCGGCGACCCCTCTTTCTCGATATCCTCATCAAACGCCGCCAGCTCATCGTAACCGGCCACATCCACTGATTTTTCGCGGTAGTTTTTTGCCGCTTTACCACCAAGGCACCAGAAGCCCCGACCGTTAGAGAACCGCTTCATGCTCAGGGTGTTATCACGGTTCTTTTTGCCATACCAGGGCGCCAGAGCCAGCAGCGGTGGAATATCCCGGATGGTCGGCTCAACGTGAGATTTCATAAAGTTTTCGGCGTCGCCGTCGGTAGGCAGCCAGATGAGTGTGTTGCGCTGCTTATGCTCGATAAAGTAGGCATAGACGCCCAGCAACATTTTTGAATACCCGACGCGGGCCGATTTAACGACATTAACCTCACGGATATAGTCACTGCCCATCGCATTCATTATCGCGCGCTGGAAAGGCAGCGTTTCCCACCGCCCTTCCTGATACGCTGACTCTTTCGGCAGGTAATAATTATTATCTGCCCATTCAACAGCGGTCTGCGGCTCGGGCCGGAAGAGTGATCGTAACCCGGCACTCACCGAGTGG
This genomic interval from Salmonella enterica subsp. enterica serovar Choleraesuis contains the following:
- the A gene encoding terminase, coding for MGSDYIREVNVVKSARVGYSKMLLGVYAYFIEHKQRNTLIWLPTDGDAENFMKSHVEPTIRDIPPLLALAPWYGKKNRDNTLSMKRFSNGRGFWCLGGKAAKNYREKSVDVAGYDELAAFDEDIEKEGSPTFLGDKRIEGSVWPKSIRGSTPKIKGTCQIERAASESGHFMRFHVPCPHCGEEQYLKFGDKETPFGLKWEAGDAASVFYLCEHNGCVIKQQELDFSRARYICEVTGIWTRDGLSWFSSTDAEIDPPDSVTFHIWTAYSPFTTWVQIVKDWLKTKGDIGKRKTFVNTTLGETWEPKIGERPDAEVMAERKDLYVAPVPERVAYLTAGIDSQLDRYEMRVWGWGPGEESWLIDRQIIMGRHDDETTLLRVDEAIDKVYARQNGVEMTISRICWDIGGIDPTIVYKRSRKHGLFRVIPIKGASVYGKPVASMPRKRNKNGIYLTEVGTDTAKEQIYSRFTLTPDGDEPMPGAVHFPNNPEIFDLAEAQQLTAEEQVEKWVNGVRKIRWDSKKRRNEALDCFVYALAALRISISRWQLNLDALLASLLEEDGARNNNKTLADYARALAGDD